A genomic region of Catharus ustulatus isolate bCatUst1 chromosome 32, bCatUst1.pri.v2, whole genome shotgun sequence contains the following coding sequences:
- the GNL3L gene encoding guanine nucleotide-binding protein-like 3-like protein yields the protein MTRSRRQVEASRKKRAQARRARVGIKKDPGVPQLGRFATFVQQQSKTRQKRALEVQQSSHLAVHLADALQRQQRFQNQEKEEEEDEPPQPPQDEASLRQFGRELRKVLTASDVVLEVLDARDPQGCRSPRLEGSLRPHQRLVLVLNKIDLVPRDVVAAWLKHLRAEFPTVAFKACTQQQSRNLKQSRVPAATAPEEVLAGGACVGAESLLHILSNYGRCGGAKTSITVGVVGYPNVGKSSLINSLKRSRACGVGAMPGVTRCLQAVQLDRHIRLLDCPGVVLDSGDPPAAAPLRGALAPQRLRDPLSPACAILRRCPPQQLSELYGVPPCADPLQFLAHLARRQGRLRPGGLPDAAAAATALLRDWTSGKISYYTHPPKSQGVQLEAQILPALGPALDLEALERGDAEALAAVPVTVTGLGLSPGNPEKEEEGEAMEDDSGDAEFGSMTVELKPRVKSGGTGAESVPRAPNLEEVAALPPLFQGQGLQAAGKRRKKLQKRAQKIATKLSETLEAAMQF from the exons ATGACCCGGTCCC GACGACAAGTGGAGGCGTCCCGGAAGAAGCGCGCCCAG GCCCGGCGCGCCCGTGTCGGGATCAAGAAGGACCCGGGGGTGCCGCAGCTCGGCCGCTTCGCCACCTTCGTGCAGCAACAGAGCAAGACCCGGCAGAAACGG GCGCTGGAggtgcagcagagctcacaccTGGCCGTGCACCTGGCGGACGCTCTGCAGCGACAGCAACGCTTCCAGAAccag gagaaggaggaagaggaggacgagcccccccagcccccccaggacGAGGCGTCGCTGCGGCAGTTCGGGCGGGAGCTGCGCAAG GTGCTGACGGCGTCTGACGtggtgctggaggtgctggacGCCCGCGACCCCCAGGGCTGCCGCAGCCCCCGGCTCGAGGGGTCCCTGCGGCCCCACCAGCGCCTCGTGCTCGTCCTCAACAAGATCG acCTGGTGCCTCGGGACGTGGTGGCCGCGTGGCTGAAGCACCTCCGGGCCGAGTTCCCCACCGTGGCCTTCAAGGCGTGCACGCAGCAGCAGAGCCGAAAcctg AAGCAGAGCCGGGTGCCAGCGGCCACAGCCCCCGaggaggtgctggcaggggGGGCCTGCGTGGGGGCCGAGAGCCTCCTGCACATCCTGAGCAACTACGGGCGCTGCGGGGGGGCCAAGACCTCCATCACCGTGGGGGTCGTGg ggtACCCCAACGTGGGCAAGAGCAGCCTCATCAACAGCCTCAAGCGCAGCCGTGCCTGTGGGGTGGGGGCCATGCCCGGGGTCACCAG GTGCCTGCAGGCCGTGCAGCTGGACCGGCACATCCGGCTCCTGGACTGTCCGGGCGTGGTGCTGGACTCTGGGGACCCCCCGGCCGCCGCCCCCCTGAGGGGAGCCCTGGCCCCCCAGCGCCTGCGGGACCCCCTGAGCCCCGCCTGCGCCATCCTGCGCCGCTGCCCCCCCCAGCAG CTGAGCGAGCTCTATGGGGTCCCCCCCTGCGCTGACCCCCTGCAGTTCCTGGCTCACCTGGCCCGGAGGCAGGGCCGGCTCCGGCCGGGGGGGCTGCCGgacgccgccgccgccgccacggcCCTGCTGCGCGACTGGACcag tgGGAAGATATCCTACTACACCCACCCCCCCAAATCTCAGGGGGTGCAGCTCGAGGCCCAaatcctgccagctctggggccagCGCTGGACCTGGAGGCTCTGGAACGGGGCGATGCCGAGGCCCTGGCAG CTGTCCCAGTGACGGTgacggggctggggctgtccccggGCAATcctgagaaggaagaggaaggagaagccATGGAGGACGACAGCGGCGACGCAGAG TTTGGCTCAATGACGGTGGAGCTCAAACCCCGGGTGAAATCGGGGGGCACCGGGGCAGAGTCGGTGCCCCGAGCCCCCAATCTGGAGGAGGTTGCTGCGCTCCCCCCTCTATTCCAaggccaggggctgcaggcagctggaaaaaggaggaaaaagctgcaaaaaagaGCAC AGAAAATCGCCACGAAGCTGTCGGAGACATTGGAGGCGGCCATGCAGTTCTGA
- the LOC117009361 gene encoding non-structural maintenance of chromosomes element 3 homolog, with the protein MSQRKRSKGLGCSQVTDGEDDTLPTQVERRSQEQVNQKVSELVQFLLVKDQKKVPIKRADILKNIIREYRDAYSEIVNRAGETLQEVFGLQLVEIDTKRHIYILRNNLPRAEGQYLCREKEKEKMGLLLVILSFIFMKGNSVKDSAVWEFLHRLRVYPGKQHSVFGDVRKLVTEEFVRQKYLEITPIPLTDPPEFKYQWGPRAQKETSKMDVLKFVAKIQGKDPTFWASQYAEAQAEATH; encoded by the exons ATGTCCCAGCGGAAGCGAAGCAAAGGGCTCGGCTGCTCTCAG GTGACCGATGGGGAGGATGATACGCTCCCGACCCAGGTGGAGCGGCGCTCCCAGGAGCAGGTGAACCAGAAG GTGAGTGAGCTGGTTCAATTCCTGCTTGTGAAGGACCAGAAGAAGGTTCCTATCAAGAGGGCAG ACATTCTGAAGAATATAATCCGGGAATACAGGGATGCCTACTCGGAAATCGTGAACAGGGCAGGCGAGACCCTGCAGGAG GTGTTCGGGCTGCAGCTGGTGGAGATCGACACCAAACGCCACATTTACATCCTCAGAAATAACCTGCCCCGCGCTGAGGGCCAGTACCTGTGCAG ggagaaggagaaggaaaagatggGGCTCCTCTTAGTCATCCTCAGCTTCATCTTCATGAAGGGCAACTCAGTCAAAGACA GTGCTGTGTGGGAATTCCTGCATCGGCTCCGTGTGTACCCAGG gaagcagcacagcGTGTTCGGGGACGTTCGCAAGCTGGTGACGGAGGAGTTTGTGCGGCAGAA GTACCTGGAGATCACCCCCATCCCCCTGACGGACCCCCCCGAGTTCAAGTACCAGTGGGGCCCACGGGCACAGAAGGAAACCTCCAAAATGGATGTGCTGAAATTTGTGGCGAAG ATACAAGGCAAGGACCCCACGTTCTGGGCAAGCCAGTATGCTGAAGCCCAGGCTGAGGCCACCCACTGA